A DNA window from Maribellus comscasis contains the following coding sequences:
- a CDS encoding sugar phosphate isomerase/epimerase family protein yields the protein MIQIANAPCSWGALEFDLEGKSLGYRQVLSEMVETGYAGTELGDWGFMPTNPDELNKALENKNLQLLGAFVPVAMAKPEAHDAGVEVALKTAELMYNAGYKNAFIVLADENGSVEVRTKNAGRITPEMGLNEEQWKNFASGAEKVAKAVKDKFGMRTVFHHHCGGYVETAAEVDRLMQLTNPELLGLCLDMGHFAFGGGDPVVALEKYYNRIWHVHFKDFDPEVGKESQVNEYDYFKSVEKGVFCELGKGNVDFPAIVNILKNKGYDGWIVVEQDVLPGMGSPKKCADWNRQYIKSLGL from the coding sequence ATGATTCAAATAGCTAATGCTCCCTGTTCCTGGGGAGCTCTCGAATTTGATTTGGAAGGAAAATCGCTGGGATACAGGCAAGTTCTTTCCGAAATGGTGGAAACCGGGTATGCCGGAACCGAACTGGGCGACTGGGGATTTATGCCAACAAATCCGGATGAGTTAAATAAAGCACTGGAGAACAAAAACCTGCAATTGCTCGGTGCATTTGTTCCGGTTGCAATGGCAAAACCGGAAGCGCACGACGCCGGTGTTGAGGTTGCATTAAAAACCGCCGAGTTAATGTACAACGCCGGATATAAAAATGCGTTTATCGTATTGGCCGATGAAAATGGTTCTGTTGAAGTACGAACCAAAAATGCGGGACGAATAACACCGGAAATGGGTTTAAATGAAGAGCAGTGGAAAAATTTTGCTTCCGGTGCGGAAAAGGTGGCCAAAGCAGTAAAAGACAAATTTGGAATGCGAACCGTTTTTCACCACCACTGTGGCGGTTATGTGGAAACTGCTGCAGAGGTAGACAGATTGATGCAACTTACCAATCCCGAATTACTGGGTTTATGTCTTGACATGGGACATTTTGCATTTGGTGGAGGCGACCCCGTTGTGGCCCTGGAAAAATATTACAATCGTATCTGGCATGTTCATTTTAAAGATTTTGATCCTGAAGTAGGGAAGGAATCACAGGTAAATGAATACGATTATTTTAAGTCGGTGGAAAAAGGAGTTTTTTGTGAGCTCGGAAAAGGGAATGTTGATTTTCCTGCTATTGTTAACATTCTCAAAAATAAAGGATACGACGGCTGGATAGTGGTTGAACAGGATGTTCTTCCCGGAATGGGCTCGCCAAAAAAATGTGCCGACTGGAACAGGCAATATATTAAATCACTCGGACTTTAA
- a CDS encoding CoA-acylating methylmalonate-semialdehyde dehydrogenase, whose amino-acid sequence MEVLKNYINGTWQESREKQTKDVVNPANQEILAKVPFGGNTSLDVEAAVSAASSALKEWRDVPVMKRVQPLYKLKQLIEENIEEISSLITLECGKSYAESVAEMQRGIENIETACATPTLMQSEFSENIATGIDEFMIRQPVGVCACISPFNFPGMIPFWFMPYALACGNSFVLKPSEKVPLTMMKVFELIDRLDLPKGLINLVHGGKESVDALLDHSEVKAISFVGSTKVARYIYQRGTANGKRVQAQGGAKNPVIVMPDADIEMTTKIIADSVYGCAGQRCLAASNIVTVGDNNGQIRDSLVEAAKNKTTGFGLEEGVEMGPVITPESKTRVEQLINKGIDEGANLLLDGRNANISGFEKGNFIKPTILEKVPLDGEVIKTEIFGPVMSLLPMNTIDEAIDFVNSNSYGNMACLFTTSGLNARTFRNRANAGNIGINIGVAAPMAQFPFSGWNDSFFGDLHGQGRHAIEFFTQTKVVIERWPKEWTRKF is encoded by the coding sequence ATGGAAGTTTTAAAAAATTATATCAACGGAACCTGGCAGGAAAGCAGGGAAAAACAAACAAAAGACGTTGTAAATCCTGCGAACCAGGAGATATTGGCAAAGGTTCCTTTTGGGGGAAATACCAGTTTGGATGTGGAAGCGGCCGTTTCGGCTGCAAGTTCAGCTTTAAAGGAGTGGCGCGATGTGCCGGTGATGAAACGTGTGCAACCGCTTTACAAATTAAAACAGCTCATTGAGGAAAATATTGAAGAAATTTCCAGTCTAATTACGCTTGAATGCGGAAAAAGTTATGCTGAATCGGTTGCGGAAATGCAGCGCGGTATTGAAAATATTGAAACAGCCTGCGCTACTCCAACACTGATGCAAAGCGAGTTCTCTGAGAATATCGCAACAGGCATAGATGAATTTATGATTCGGCAGCCAGTGGGAGTATGTGCATGCATTTCTCCCTTTAATTTTCCGGGGATGATTCCTTTTTGGTTTATGCCTTATGCACTTGCCTGTGGTAACAGTTTTGTCCTGAAACCCTCGGAAAAAGTGCCGTTAACCATGATGAAAGTGTTTGAATTGATTGATCGGCTGGATTTACCCAAAGGATTGATAAACCTGGTGCATGGCGGAAAGGAGAGTGTAGATGCGTTGCTTGATCACTCCGAAGTAAAAGCCATAAGTTTTGTTGGCTCAACAAAAGTGGCCCGGTATATTTATCAGCGCGGAACAGCAAACGGCAAAAGAGTGCAGGCACAGGGAGGCGCCAAAAATCCTGTAATTGTAATGCCGGATGCCGATATTGAAATGACAACTAAAATTATTGCTGATAGCGTTTATGGCTGTGCAGGCCAACGGTGTCTGGCAGCATCAAATATTGTTACTGTTGGCGATAATAACGGACAAATCAGAGATTCGCTTGTTGAAGCTGCAAAAAACAAGACAACAGGCTTTGGTCTCGAGGAAGGAGTTGAAATGGGGCCGGTTATCACCCCCGAAAGTAAAACAAGGGTAGAACAACTTATAAATAAGGGAATCGATGAAGGAGCAAATTTGCTTTTGGATGGAAGAAATGCAAATATCAGCGGTTTTGAAAAAGGAAATTTTATAAAACCTACCATCCTTGAGAAGGTTCCGTTGGATGGCGAAGTTATCAAAACCGAGATTTTTGGCCCGGTAATGAGTTTGCTGCCAATGAATACAATTGATGAGGCAATTGATTTTGTAAACAGTAACAGCTACGGAAATATGGCCTGTTTGTTTACCACCAGCGGACTCAATGCCCGAACATTCCGAAACCGTGCGAATGCCGGGAATATCGGAATAAATATTGGGGTTGCGGCGCCCATGGCACAGTTTCCTTTTAGTGGGTGGAACGACAGTTTTTTTGGTGATTTGCACGGGCAGGGAAGACACGCCATCGAGTTTTTTACCCAAACAAAAGTGGTTATCGAACGATGGCCAAAAGAATGGACAAGAAAATTTTGA
- a CDS encoding solute:sodium symporter family transporter → MLTLLTFIGFTAFVAFYTWYKLRKDKMDSSDGYFLGGRSLPGVIIAGSMLLTNISTEHLIGMNGSSYKNGFIIIGWEVTSALALVVAAVIFIPRYLKLGLTTIPEYLEKRFDGFTRSLVALFLVISFVVTLLPIVLYTGAINLESIFNISEVLGVSQTEGLWITVVGIGIIGSVYAIFGGLKAVALSDSINGIGLLAGGILVPVIALFGIGNGNIMDGLLKVFHNAPEKFNVIGEKDSVMPFGVLFTGLIINQLYFWGMNQTIIQRAFAARNLKEAQKGLLFTGVLKILVPIIIILPGVIAFYYFGDSMYDDQDLIYPALIKKVLPVYLTGFFAAVVMGAVLSTFNSVLNSAATIFSIDVYKRLIKKDAAEKRLVWVGRFLSSILAVTAILAAPLVAKAPEGLYQLLQQLNGIFFIPIATIMLAGFFMEKISAVGAKAALIFGLIYYIVTTFILKLDIHFIHNWGIEFVLNVIIMYTVSYFYPRKNYSIRTAPVKMEMVPWKYTPHLSVALFVITIMIYILLGQT, encoded by the coding sequence ATGCTAACACTACTTACCTTTATTGGCTTTACGGCTTTTGTCGCTTTTTATACCTGGTATAAACTGCGAAAAGACAAAATGGATTCCTCTGACGGATATTTCCTTGGCGGCAGAAGTTTGCCAGGTGTAATCATTGCTGGTTCAATGTTACTTACCAACATTTCCACTGAACATTTAATCGGAATGAACGGTTCGTCCTACAAAAATGGATTTATAATTATTGGCTGGGAGGTGACTTCTGCACTCGCTTTGGTTGTTGCAGCTGTCATTTTTATTCCCAGATATCTGAAATTGGGCTTAACAACCATTCCCGAGTATCTTGAAAAACGTTTCGATGGTTTTACCCGGAGTCTGGTTGCGCTTTTTTTGGTAATATCATTTGTAGTAACGCTTTTACCGATTGTTCTGTACACCGGCGCTATAAACCTTGAAAGTATTTTTAATATTTCGGAGGTATTGGGTGTAAGCCAAACAGAAGGATTGTGGATAACTGTGGTTGGCATCGGAATAATCGGTTCGGTATACGCCATTTTTGGTGGATTAAAAGCAGTTGCTCTGTCTGACTCGATTAATGGAATTGGGTTACTTGCCGGTGGTATTCTTGTTCCGGTAATTGCTTTGTTTGGTATCGGTAACGGGAATATTATGGATGGCCTTTTAAAAGTATTTCATAATGCTCCTGAAAAGTTTAATGTAATTGGCGAAAAGGATTCGGTAATGCCTTTTGGAGTTTTGTTTACCGGATTAATAATTAACCAGCTCTATTTTTGGGGAATGAACCAAACCATCATTCAACGGGCATTTGCAGCCAGGAATCTGAAAGAAGCTCAGAAAGGATTATTGTTTACCGGAGTTTTAAAGATTTTGGTGCCAATAATTATTATTCTGCCGGGTGTTATCGCATTTTATTATTTTGGAGATTCTATGTACGATGATCAGGATCTTATCTATCCTGCCCTGATTAAAAAGGTTCTCCCGGTGTATTTAACAGGATTTTTTGCAGCCGTCGTGATGGGGGCAGTTTTAAGTACCTTCAACAGTGTATTAAACAGCGCAGCTACAATTTTTAGTATTGATGTTTATAAACGTTTAATAAAAAAAGATGCTGCGGAAAAACGACTCGTTTGGGTGGGACGTTTTTTGTCATCAATTTTAGCTGTTACGGCAATTCTGGCTGCTCCCCTGGTTGCAAAAGCTCCCGAAGGTTTGTATCAGCTCCTCCAGCAATTGAACGGTATATTTTTTATTCCCATAGCCACAATTATGCTGGCGGGATTTTTTATGGAAAAGATATCAGCAGTGGGGGCAAAAGCGGCACTTATTTTTGGTTTGATTTATTATATCGTTACCACATTCATTTTAAAGCTCGATATTCATTTTATACACAACTGGGGAATCGAATTTGTGTTGAATGTGATAATTATGTACACGGTGTCCTACTTCTATCCACGTAAGAACTACAGTATTCGTACTGCTCCGGTAAAAATGGAAATGGTTCCCTGGAAATATACCCCCCATCTTTCTGTAGCGCTCTTCGTGATTACAATAATGATTTATATACTACTCGGACAAACTTGA
- the iolG gene encoding inositol 2-dehydrogenase produces the protein MSKIKVAVAGLGRIGKIHLKNLCRNFPEIEVVAVMDVLDESKKIADEFNVPVFVKSFDELLAIEGVDAVVICSPTDTHADYVVKAANAGKQIFCEKPLDLSLDRVKEVLEIVEKSAVKLMLGFNRRFDPEFKKIKQLVEDDAIGDVQIVKITSRDPGPPPVSYIKVSGGLFLDMTIHDFDMARYISGKSVKEVFAKGAVMVDPGIGEAGDIDTAIITLTFEDDSMAVIDNSRKAVYGYDQRLEVFGSKGMAQAENNFPNHHKLYTETGISGDLPLHFFLERYDASYNREMSEFIEALVSGSEMPVGGNDGLLSIAIGLAAKKSVAEGRPVKLTEILN, from the coding sequence ATGAGTAAAATAAAAGTAGCTGTTGCCGGTTTGGGCAGAATAGGAAAAATTCATCTGAAAAATTTGTGCAGAAACTTTCCCGAAATTGAAGTTGTGGCAGTAATGGATGTTTTGGATGAATCAAAAAAAATAGCCGACGAATTTAATGTGCCGGTTTTTGTAAAAAGTTTTGACGAACTGTTGGCCATTGAAGGAGTCGACGCGGTTGTTATTTGTTCGCCAACTGATACACATGCCGATTATGTTGTAAAAGCAGCAAATGCCGGGAAGCAGATTTTTTGTGAGAAACCGCTCGATTTATCGCTCGACCGGGTGAAAGAAGTTCTGGAAATCGTTGAAAAATCGGCCGTGAAATTAATGCTTGGATTTAACAGACGTTTTGATCCTGAATTTAAAAAAATAAAACAACTGGTTGAAGATGACGCGATTGGTGATGTCCAGATTGTTAAAATTACCAGTCGCGATCCCGGGCCGCCTCCGGTTTCGTATATCAAAGTTTCCGGAGGGCTGTTTTTGGATATGACAATTCATGATTTTGATATGGCACGTTATATTTCAGGGAAATCGGTAAAAGAAGTATTTGCCAAAGGTGCCGTCATGGTTGACCCCGGAATAGGAGAAGCAGGAGATATTGATACGGCAATTATTACGCTGACTTTTGAAGACGACTCAATGGCGGTAATCGATAATTCCAGGAAAGCAGTTTATGGCTACGACCAACGTTTGGAAGTGTTTGGAAGTAAAGGAATGGCACAGGCAGAAAATAACTTTCCCAACCATCATAAATTATATACGGAAACGGGAATTTCGGGAGACTTGCCTCTGCATTTTTTCCTCGAACGTTATGATGCCTCGTACAACCGGGAAATGAGCGAGTTTATTGAGGCTTTGGTTTCCGGGAGTGAGATGCCGGTTGGTGGCAACGACGGATTACTTTCCATTGCAATCGGATTGGCAGCAAAAAAGTCGGTAGCTGAAGGCCGGCCGGTAAAACTTACTGAAATATTAAACTGA
- a CDS encoding SdiA-regulated domain-containing protein: MNTFKVRMQLFKNVILLIFLISYGVSNAQELKENELFKNKSYTLPYILNRPNKTWKLPKKLNEISGLSYIDKYRLACIQDEKGNIYIFNLLTGDVERKIDFGDDGDYEAIEIVKNDAWVLKSNGTLYKVNNYLNENEDDVEKYPTILTKKNDAEGLCYYPPSKQLLIACKGHPFVDDKSGKNQKAIYQYDIKTNLLDLDPFLVIRLDFIKDLKNYNTITKWGVELLAYLDDAKGDLTFQPSAIAIHPVTGDIYILASVGNLLMIYSSEKELQCIVQLEAKIHPQPEGICFSPDGTLYISNEGKETSGRISVFTMRNQPLTNDEQ; this comes from the coding sequence ATGAATACATTTAAGGTAAGAATGCAGCTTTTTAAAAATGTAATATTACTTATATTCTTAATAAGTTACGGTGTTTCAAATGCACAGGAGTTAAAGGAAAACGAATTATTCAAAAATAAGTCCTATACACTTCCTTATATTTTGAATCGTCCCAACAAAACATGGAAACTTCCTAAAAAGCTGAACGAGATTTCGGGATTGAGTTACATTGACAAATACCGGCTGGCCTGCATTCAGGATGAAAAAGGGAATATCTATATTTTTAATTTGCTAACCGGCGATGTAGAGCGTAAAATTGATTTTGGAGATGATGGCGATTATGAAGCCATCGAGATTGTGAAGAATGACGCCTGGGTATTAAAAAGCAATGGCACATTATACAAGGTGAACAATTACCTGAATGAAAATGAAGATGATGTTGAAAAATATCCAACCATTCTTACCAAAAAGAACGATGCTGAAGGGCTGTGTTATTACCCACCCTCAAAACAACTGCTGATTGCCTGCAAAGGCCACCCTTTTGTGGATGATAAAAGCGGAAAAAACCAGAAGGCGATTTACCAATACGATATCAAAACAAATCTGCTCGATTTAGATCCTTTTCTGGTCATCCGGCTTGATTTTATAAAGGACCTTAAAAATTACAACACCATTACCAAATGGGGTGTTGAATTGCTTGCTTATCTGGACGATGCCAAAGGCGACCTTACATTTCAGCCTTCAGCAATAGCTATTCATCCCGTCACCGGCGATATTTATATTTTAGCTTCGGTAGGAAATCTGCTGATGATATATTCTTCCGAAAAGGAATTACAGTGTATTGTCCAGTTGGAAGCAAAAATTCATCCTCAGCCGGAAGGAATATGCTTTAGCCCCGATGGCACACTTTATATTTCGAATGAAGGCAAAGAAACCAGTGGACGAATTTCTGTTTTTACAATGAGAAACCAACCTCTTACAAATGATGAGCAATAA
- a CDS encoding BamA/TamA family outer membrane protein has protein sequence MMSNKRKQYITIFTFLLFVLLQQAAVAQKIFYSAENKEWPGEITEPPETKLYSIFLIGDLKHPIENKNLELLKNKLEKEGEKSALVVLGDIVYPRGLTDKEEPGFEESLRRHEAILNRIKEYPGEIVFLSGNHDWANGGEEGWESVIQQEEFIEGFLERGNTYLPDEGCPGPVEIELTEDITLIVVNSQWWFQQFEKPELDDDCDIEDENDLYIQIEDAIRRNTDKKIVFATHHPLFSVGNHGGYFPFLMNIFPFMEAKPPLYIPLPGFIYTGHRKYFGDPQDLANLDYKSFKQNLLEILEKYPNVIYAAGHEHNLQYFQADSLHHIVSGGGGEGTFIAEREKEADFAAQSVGFAQLSFYKNGDVWLQFFSPQNNGSEKLLFNKKLFSKPLFSSEKKEATFQDIDFTDSIVHEKLTDLYQIGKIQRFLMGENYRDVWSTAVGFPVFDIETEKGGLSIIKRGGGQQTRSVRLEDKDGKQYVLRSANKFVEKALSEEMQNTIAVDVVQDGISASHPYAAITVPRLADAAGVMHTNPKLVWVPDDPRLGIYRKDIANDIFLFEERPAGSRKDIQSFGYSKDIVNTAETIKKTNDKHDHMVDQKAVLRARLLDILLNDWDRHDDQWRWATFNEDGVKIYKPIPRDRDQVYFVNEGPLMWVASRKWVVPKFQGFDSTIKNVVGLGFNSRYFDRAFLSEPDLQNWIDIAEDIKTGITDSVIHKAIFELPPGIYAKSGKEIEEKLKSRRDLLPKYAGEFYRFLSKEVDVVGTDERDLFQVERQKNGNTKVEVFALSDKKGKVKEKLYERTFLPDETREIRLYGLKDEDEFELSGEAEKGIKIRIIGGRDKDKVKDKSIVKGLSRKTIVYERKDKKNKLKPGSETRMHLSSKKSIDNYNRKQFKFDKTMPLITGGYNIDDGVFLGSGVSVKNYNFRDSSFHQFTGKVAFLTGAFELAYKGLVTSVSQIFDFTMDANISIPRSVDNYYGPGNETQKITDSKRFYRVRYIYGWLNPALYHQVNKSISYSVGAFYQYFDVTDTTKRFVGQLYPGVIPESAYNAHHFTGINANFTIDTRDDETIPQRGIYWKNEVGGYHNLKSEGKNFMKLQSDLSLYLSFQKDPRFVFAFRFGGATNVGDYEFFHSNFLGRKANLRGFRSNRFAGDQSFYQNTEFRVKLKNIHSYLFNGQAGMLLFNDIGRVWTDGENSNKWHQGYGGGFWISPFNAAAVTITYGKSKEDNLIDFTLSYLF, from the coding sequence ATGATGAGCAATAAAAGAAAACAATATATTACAATCTTCACCTTTTTACTTTTTGTGTTATTGCAGCAGGCTGCGGTGGCACAAAAAATTTTTTACTCAGCAGAAAACAAGGAATGGCCCGGGGAAATAACAGAACCTCCGGAAACAAAGCTGTATTCCATTTTTTTAATTGGAGATTTAAAACATCCGATTGAAAACAAAAATCTCGAACTGTTAAAAAATAAGTTGGAAAAGGAAGGTGAAAAGAGTGCATTGGTTGTTCTTGGAGATATTGTTTACCCGCGGGGATTAACTGACAAAGAGGAGCCCGGTTTTGAGGAATCGCTTCGCCGGCACGAAGCAATTTTAAACCGGATAAAAGAATATCCGGGAGAAATTGTGTTTTTATCGGGAAACCATGATTGGGCGAATGGTGGCGAAGAAGGCTGGGAATCGGTTATTCAGCAGGAAGAATTTATTGAAGGTTTTCTTGAACGTGGGAATACATATCTGCCGGATGAAGGCTGCCCCGGACCTGTTGAAATTGAATTAACAGAAGATATTACCCTAATTGTTGTTAACTCGCAATGGTGGTTTCAGCAATTTGAGAAGCCTGAATTAGACGATGATTGTGACATCGAAGATGAAAACGATTTGTACATTCAGATTGAAGATGCAATTCGCAGAAATACAGATAAAAAAATAGTTTTTGCTACGCATCATCCTTTGTTTAGCGTGGGTAATCACGGTGGTTATTTCCCTTTTCTGATGAATATTTTTCCGTTTATGGAAGCAAAGCCCCCGTTGTATATTCCACTACCCGGATTTATTTACACCGGTCACCGGAAATATTTTGGAGACCCCCAGGATTTGGCCAATCTGGATTATAAATCATTTAAACAAAACCTGCTTGAGATTCTTGAAAAATATCCGAATGTAATTTATGCAGCGGGGCACGAACACAATTTACAGTATTTTCAGGCAGACAGCTTGCACCATATTGTAAGCGGCGGAGGCGGTGAAGGAACTTTTATTGCTGAACGGGAAAAAGAAGCAGATTTTGCTGCTCAATCCGTGGGTTTCGCCCAACTGTCTTTTTATAAAAATGGCGACGTTTGGTTGCAGTTTTTTAGTCCCCAAAATAATGGTTCCGAAAAATTACTCTTTAATAAAAAGTTGTTTTCTAAACCGTTGTTCAGTTCAGAGAAGAAAGAAGCAACATTTCAAGATATCGACTTTACCGATAGCATTGTGCATGAAAAGTTAACTGATTTATACCAGATCGGAAAAATCCAGCGTTTTCTGATGGGTGAAAATTACCGCGACGTGTGGAGCACAGCAGTCGGCTTTCCGGTGTTTGATATCGAAACAGAAAAAGGCGGCTTATCAATTATAAAAAGAGGCGGAGGCCAGCAAACCCGTTCTGTAAGACTGGAAGATAAAGACGGGAAACAATACGTTTTGCGCTCGGCAAACAAATTTGTTGAAAAGGCTTTATCAGAAGAAATGCAAAATACTATCGCCGTCGATGTGGTACAGGATGGTATTTCGGCTTCGCATCCTTATGCCGCTATCACGGTTCCCCGATTAGCCGACGCGGCGGGAGTGATGCATACAAACCCAAAATTGGTGTGGGTTCCTGATGATCCAAGGCTGGGAATATACAGAAAAGACATTGCCAATGACATTTTTCTTTTTGAAGAAAGGCCTGCTGGAAGCAGAAAAGACATTCAAAGTTTTGGCTATTCAAAAGACATTGTAAACACTGCCGAAACAATCAAAAAAACCAATGACAAACATGACCACATGGTAGATCAAAAAGCTGTTTTACGTGCCCGTTTGCTGGATATTCTTCTCAACGACTGGGACAGGCACGATGACCAGTGGCGATGGGCTACTTTTAACGAGGACGGAGTTAAAATTTACAAACCGATTCCCCGCGATCGCGACCAGGTATATTTTGTAAATGAAGGCCCGCTAATGTGGGTTGCTTCCCGGAAATGGGTGGTTCCAAAATTCCAGGGTTTCGATTCAACTATCAAGAATGTAGTTGGGCTTGGATTTAATTCCCGCTATTTCGACCGTGCTTTTCTTTCAGAACCGGATTTGCAAAACTGGATCGATATTGCGGAAGACATTAAAACCGGTATTACTGATTCTGTTATTCACAAAGCCATCTTTGAACTGCCCCCCGGGATTTATGCCAAATCGGGAAAAGAAATTGAAGAGAAACTAAAATCAAGGAGAGATTTACTCCCAAAATACGCCGGTGAGTTTTATCGCTTTTTATCAAAAGAAGTTGATGTAGTTGGAACAGATGAACGTGATTTGTTTCAGGTGGAACGACAAAAAAACGGCAATACAAAAGTGGAAGTTTTTGCTTTGAGCGACAAAAAAGGAAAAGTAAAGGAAAAACTGTATGAAAGAACTTTTCTGCCCGATGAAACAAGGGAAATCAGACTTTACGGTTTAAAAGACGAGGATGAGTTTGAATTGAGCGGTGAGGCCGAAAAAGGAATAAAAATCAGAATTATCGGAGGTCGGGATAAAGACAAGGTAAAAGACAAATCCATTGTAAAGGGGCTAAGCAGAAAAACCATTGTTTATGAGCGAAAAGACAAAAAAAACAAGCTAAAACCAGGCAGCGAAACCCGGATGCATTTAAGCAGCAAAAAAAGTATCGACAACTACAACCGGAAACAATTTAAGTTTGACAAAACAATGCCTCTGATAACTGGTGGCTATAACATCGATGATGGAGTATTTTTAGGTAGTGGTGTAAGTGTAAAAAATTATAACTTCAGAGATTCAAGTTTTCATCAGTTTACGGGAAAAGTAGCCTTCCTGACTGGTGCATTTGAATTAGCTTACAAAGGATTGGTTACATCTGTGTCGCAAATTTTTGATTTCACAATGGATGCAAACATAAGTATTCCAAGAAGCGTAGATAATTATTACGGTCCCGGCAATGAGACACAAAAAATAACAGATAGCAAGCGCTTTTATCGGGTGCGCTATATTTATGGCTGGCTGAATCCTGCTTTGTATCACCAGGTTAACAAGTCAATTAGTTATTCTGTAGGGGCATTTTATCAATATTTCGATGTAACTGATACAACCAAAAGATTTGTCGGGCAACTTTATCCCGGGGTAATTCCGGAATCGGCTTACAACGCCCATCATTTTACGGGAATAAATGCCAACTTTACAATCGATACCAGAGACGATGAAACGATACCGCAACGGGGTATTTACTGGAAAAATGAGGTAGGCGGGTATCATAATTTAAAAAGCGAAGGAAAGAATTTTATGAAGCTACAGTCGGATTTGAGTTTGTACCTTAGTTTTCAAAAAGATCCGAGGTTTGTTTTTGCATTTCGTTTTGGAGGCGCCACAAATGTGGGAGATTATGAATTTTTTCACTCCAACTTTTTGGGACGAAAAGCCAATCTCAGGGGGTTCAGGAGTAACCGGTTTGCCGGCGATCAATCGTTTTATCAGAACACAGAATTCAGAGTGAAACTAAAGAATATTCATAGTTATCTTTTTAACGGACAGGCAGGGATGCTGTTGTTTAACGATATTGGCAGAGTTTGGACGGATGGCGAAAACTCAAATAAATGGCATCAGGGATATGGGGGCGGATTTTGGATCTCTCCATTTAACGCCGCAGCAGTTACAATAACCTACGGAAAATCGAAAGAAGATAACTTAATTGATTTTACTCTTAGTTATTTGTTTTAA
- a CDS encoding Pycsar system effector family protein, protein MSNINTQLVNEAGTFIKQFLEENLPEKFTFHNLEHTKYVVEKAEYIGKNVGLSEEEILLVKIAAWFHDIGYAIDIKNHERVGAEKAEDFLRSKGVGQTRIEMVKNCILSTQIEAQPETLMEKVICDADLSHLTEEDYFDRIEKMRQEWKNHSYKKVSKRKFYEKSAEFFQKYSYHTDFAKKELAPKKQKNLERIEKLKYMLEQKKEQELLEKAKKGKKSKGYSRGVESMFRLTARNQINLSSIADNKSNILISVNAIMISIIMTVLVTRFEEIPNLILPTLVFLLFALTTIIFAILSTRPNISSGTFNKEDIKKNKVNLLFFGNFYNMTLEEYEWGIEELMKNDEHLYSTMIKDQYFLGKVLAKKYKLLRIAYNVFMVGIVISVLTFVLAFVNI, encoded by the coding sequence ATGAGTAACATAAATACACAACTGGTAAACGAAGCGGGAACATTTATCAAGCAATTTCTGGAGGAAAATCTTCCAGAAAAATTTACTTTTCATAACCTGGAGCATACAAAGTATGTGGTTGAGAAAGCTGAATATATCGGCAAAAATGTCGGTTTGAGTGAAGAGGAAATACTTTTGGTAAAAATAGCAGCCTGGTTTCACGACATTGGATACGCCATTGACATTAAAAATCATGAAAGAGTAGGGGCTGAAAAAGCAGAGGATTTTCTTCGTTCAAAAGGAGTCGGCCAAACCCGGATCGAGATGGTAAAAAACTGCATTCTCTCCACCCAAATAGAGGCGCAGCCAGAAACCTTAATGGAAAAAGTAATTTGCGATGCAGACCTCTCCCACTTAACCGAAGAAGATTATTTTGACCGGATTGAAAAAATGAGACAGGAATGGAAAAACCATTCATACAAAAAAGTCAGTAAGAGAAAGTTCTATGAAAAATCAGCAGAGTTTTTCCAGAAATATTCGTATCACACTGATTTTGCCAAAAAAGAACTGGCTCCCAAAAAGCAAAAAAACCTTGAAAGAATTGAAAAACTAAAATATATGCTTGAACAGAAAAAAGAACAGGAACTGCTTGAAAAAGCAAAAAAAGGGAAAAAAAGTAAGGGATATTCCCGTGGTGTCGAATCCATGTTCAGGTTAACTGCCCGCAATCAAATTAACCTGAGTTCTATTGCCGATAATAAGTCGAACATTCTTATTTCGGTTAATGCAATCATGATTTCAATTATTATGACTGTTTTGGTTACCCGTTTTGAAGAAATTCCAAATCTGATTTTACCAACGCTTGTATTTTTACTTTTTGCTTTAACCACTATCATTTTTGCTATTCTTTCTACCCGGCCAAATATTTCTTCGGGTACTTTTAACAAAGAAGACATAAAAAAGAATAAAGTTAACCTGCTGTTTTTTGGAAATTTTTACAACATGACTCTGGAAGAATATGAATGGGGAATTGAAGAATTAATGAAGAATGATGAGCATTTGTATTCCACGATGATTAAAGACCAGTATTTTTTGGGCAAAGTGCTGGCAAAAAAGTACAAACTGTTAAGGATTGCCTACAATGTTTTTATGGTTGGAATTGTGATTTCGGTTTTGACATTTGTGTTGGCTTTTGTTAATATTTAA